The genomic interval AAGGATGTGGAGGCCCACCAGCACGACAAGCCCGACCGGCAGGTTGACGAGAAAGATCGAGCGCCAGCCGAAAGCGGCCGTCATCGTGCCGCCGAGGATCGGGCCGAGCGCGCCCGACGTCATCAGCACAAGGCTGGCATAGCTCTGGTACTTGGCCCGTTCGCGCGCGGGAAACAGGTCGGCGTTGAGCGAGAAGATCGACACCATCAGCCCGCCGCCGCCGAAACCCTGGAGAACGCGCGCGGCGATCAGCGTGTTCATCGAGACCGCCAGCCCGCAGGTTAGCGATCCGACCAGAAAGATCACGATTGCCGCCATCAGCACATATTTTCGCCCGATAAGATCGCCAAGCTTGCCGTAGATCGGCATCACCGCGCAGGACGCCAGCAGATAGGCCGAGGCGACCCAGCCGAACCGCTCGACGGCGCCGAACTCGCCGACGATGGTCGGCAGCGCGGTGGAGACGATCTGGTTGTCGAGGGTCGCCAGGAACATCGACATCAGCAGGAACAGGAAGGCGATGACCCGACGACGCGGATGCTCTACCAGCGAGACGAACGGGCTTTGTTGGTCCATGGGCGGGGCTGTCTCAGTGGAACGCATCGCCGATACATGTGCTGAAAGCAAATATTTGTCAACAGCATGGATATGCACTATGCATGTTTCAAATTTTCCGATGATCTGATAGACAGAGAGCATGGACGAAAAGCGCGACACGACAGCCCCGGACCAGGCCGATGCCATGCAGCGGATTTCCGACACCATGACGCAGCAGCGGCTGATGATGCGCCGCCGCATCATCGGGCGGATCGCGATCGCCAATGTCGCGCCGGCGCTGGAAATCACCCATCTCGATGTGCTTGACGTGGTCCATCGCGCCGGCGAGAATGACCGCGCGACGATCGGCTCGGTGGCCGACGGCATGCGGATCGACCCTTCGCGCGCAAGCCGGATCGTCGCCGAACTCGTTTCCCAGAACGTGCTGGAACGCCGCGTCTGCCAGAACGACGCCCGCCGTTCGATCCTGGTGATCACACCGAAAGGCAGGGCGCTGCTGAACGAGGTGCACGCGGTGAAGCGGCGGCTTCTGGAAAGCGTCACGGAAAACTGGTCGGCCGATGACCTTGACACGTTTTCCAAGCTCTATCAGCGCTTCGTCGACGGCCTCGAGGACTATGCCCGCGACCATGCCGGCGAAGCCGCCGAGATCGCGCCCAAGGCCCGCACCGCGAGCTGAGCAGAACTGACCGGGCGGGGATCGACAGGCGAACACGCCCGGGCGTGCGTGCCACCCTTCCCTTTGGCCCCGATCCGCTCTATTGCGTAGGCGATGAACGAGACCTTCACGATATTGCTGGGCGGCGCGCTTACGGTTGACGACCGGGTGCTGGCGCTTGTGGCCGGAAGCCGGGTGATCGCCGCCGATGGCGGCATGCGCCATGCCGGGGCGTTGGGCGTGAAGCCGGAAGTCTGGGTCGGGGATTTCGATTCCACCGATGCAGCACTTGTGGCGCGCTTTCCGGACATCACGCGCAAGAGCTTCCCGCCCGCCAAGAACCTGACAGACGGCGCGCTTGCAATCGAGGAGGCGCTGCAGCGGGGCGCTCGGCGGATCGTGATGGCCGGCGCGCTGCAAGGCGAGCGCACCGATCACGGGCTGATGAACCTGCTGCTCGCCGTCCGGTTGGCCGGCGATGGCATCGAGATCGTGCTGACCTCGGGTGAAGAAGAGGCCCATCCCCTGCTTGCCGGCGAGACGGTGGTGGAGATGCCGGAAGGCGCGCTGTTTTCCGTGCTCGGCGTTTCGGATCTTGCCGGCCTTTCGATCGGCAATGCCGTCTACCCGCTTGAGGATTTCGCCCTGCCCTTCGGCGCGGCGCGCGGCGTCTCCAACAAGGCGAAGGGCGGGCCGGTGCGCTTCGGCTTGAAAAACGGTTCGGGGATCATCATTCTCCGCCCGCATGATTTTTCGGGAGTATGAGGCGTTATGCCGCCGATTTTGAAACTGGACGATATTCATCTGAGCTTCGGCGGAACGCCGCTGCTTGCCGGCGCGGGCCTGCAGGTCGAACCGGGCGACCGGATTTGCCTTGTCGGGCGCAACGGTTCGGGCAAGTCGACGCTTCTGAAGATCGCCGCCGGTCTGGTCGAGGCGCAGTCGGGCGAAATCTTCCGCCAGCCCTCGGCCACCATCCGTTATCTCGAACAGGCGCCGGATTTCTCCGGCTATGCCACGGTCGAGGCCTATGTCGCGGCGGGGCTTGCGCCCGGTGACGAACGCTACCGCGCCGACTACATGATGGAGCATCTCGGCATTTCGCCCTCGGCCGACCCGAAAAAACTCTCCGGCGGCGAGGCGCGGCGGGCCGCGCTTGCCCGGGTGCTCGCGCCCGAACCCGATATCCTGCTGCTCGACGAGCCGACCAACCATCTCGACCTCACCACCATCGAATGGCTGGAAGAAGAGCTTGCCGGCACGCGCTCGGCCATGGTGCTGATCTCGCATGACCGGCGCTTTCTCGAAAACGTCTCGACCGCCACCGTCTGGCTCGACCGCGGCATCGCGCGGCGGATGGACCGGGGCTTTGCCCATTTCGAGGAATGGCGCGACAAGGTGCTGGAGGAGGAAGAGGCCGAGCAGCACAAGCTGGCGCGCGCGATCGTGCGCGAGGAGCACTGGCTGCGCTATGGCGTGACCGCAAGGCGCAAGCGCAACATGCGCCGTCTCGGCGAACTGCACGACATGCGCGCCCGGCATCGCGGCCACCAGGGCCCGCAGGGCACCGTCAACGCCACGGTCAGCGATGTGCGCGAAAGCGGCAAGCTGGTGATCGAGGCGGAGAACATCACCAAATCCTTTGGCGAACGGACGATCGTGAAGCCGTTTTCGCTCAGGGTTTCGCGCGGCGACCGCATTGGTCTCGTCGGCCCGAATGGGGCGGGCAAGACCACGCTTCTGAAGATGCTCACCGGCCAGCTTGCGCCCGACAGCGGCTGGGTGCGCCTCGGCGTCAATCTGGAGATCGCCGTGATCGACCAGAAGCGCGAGGAACTCGACCCCGACGACACGCTGGCGCATTACCTCACCGACGGGCGCGGCGACACGTTGCTGGTCAATGGCGAGCAACGCCATGTCGCGGGCTACATGAAGGACTTCCTGTTCCAGCCGGAACAGGCGCGCACGCCGATCCGCAACCTCTCCGGCGGCGAACGCGCGCGGCTGATGCTGGCGCGCATCCTGGCGCGGCCGGCGAACGTGCTGATCCTCGACGAGCCGACCAACGATCTGGACATCGAGACGCTGGATCTGCTGCAGGAGATCGTCGCCGGTTTTGCCGGCAGCGTCATTCTCGTCTCTCATGACCGTGATTTCCTCGACCGTACCGTCACCTCGACGATCGCGCCGGCCAATCCGCTGTCGCCGGATGGCGAATGGCTGGAATATGCCGGCGGCTATTCCGACATGATGGCCCAGCGCAAGGGGGCTGCCGCCGAGGCCAGGGCGGCCGAAAAGAAGGAAAAACAGGCCGCCCGGGAGAAGGCCGCGCCCGAACCCGCCAAGGCGAAAGGAAAACTGTCCTACAAGCAGAAATTCGCGCTCGAAAACCTGCCGAAGGAAATGGCGAAGATCGAGGCGGATATCGCCAGGCTCGAGGAACGCATGGCCGACCCGCAATTCTTCGCCCGCGATCCAGACGGTTTCTCCAAGGCCGCGAAAGTGCTGGAACGCGAGCGTGCGACGCTCGCCGCCAAGGAAGAGGAATGGCTGGAGTTGGAAATGCTGCGCGAGGAACTGGAGGGCTGATGGCGCTCGCCTATTTCGCCTACGGCTCCAACATGCTGACCGAGCGGCTGGCGCGACGCTGCCCCTCGGCAAGACCTGTCGGCCCGGCGGTGCTGGCGGATCATGCGCTCGCCTTTTCCAAGATCGGCAATGAGGGTTCTGGCAAGGCGACGATCGTCGAGCGGCCAGGCGAGACGGTGTTCGGCGTGGTCTTCATGCTCGACCTGAGCGAACGCGATCTGCTTGATGCGTTCGAGGGCATGGGCAACGGCTATGACCGGATCGATGACTGCGCGGTGCGCCTCCTCAAGGACGACGCGATGGTCTCAGCCTGCACCTACAAGGCCCCGCCCGCCTTCCGCGATCCGGCGCTGCTGCCCTTCGACTGGTACCACGCGCTGGTGATCGCCGGCGCGCGCCAGCACGGTCTGCCGGCGGATTATGTCGACCAGCTCGGCGCCGCCCCTTGCCGCGCCGATCCGGACCGCGCGCGACCGTCCGGGATCGAGGCAAGAGAGGTTCTGGCCAGCGCGGGCTTTGATGGCGATGGGGCTTTTGCTGGCTATCGACCTTGAAAGGCGATATGGGGGCAGCATAGATAATGCCGGGCTGTCCGACGGGAAAGAAACAGGCGATGGATCAGAAACCGCATCACAGGACGCAAAGCTGGATCGGCACGGCCGCCGCCGCCCGCGCGCCGCTGATCCCCTCCGTCACCGCCGCGCGCTGGCTGCTGCTCGGCGTGGCGCTCGCCGCGATCTATTTCTTTCACGGCTTCCTGGTGCCGGTTCTGGCGGCGCTGATCATCGCCTTTGCCTCGCAGCCGGTCTATCGCAAGCTCGACAGTCGGCTTGGCGGGCGGCGCAAGATCTCGGCCGCGATCGCGATCTTCCTGATCCTGTTGTTCCTGATCCTGCCGATCGTCTTCGCGGTGATCTACATGTCGCGCGAACTGGAGGCCTGGATCTCTTGGGCCGCCGCGGCCAACCGTATCGGCGCGCCGGTTCCCGACTGGATCCACAACCTGCCGGTCATCGGCGAATGGGTTTCGGCGAAATGGCGGGAATATCTCGGCCAGCCCGGCGATATAGGTCAGTTGATCCAGGCCGTCAGTGGCGAGAATATCGGCAGCATCTATCGCACCGCCCTGTTCGTCAGCGGCCGGGTGTTCGGGCTGGTGCTTGCGGCGCTGTTCATGCTGATCGCGCTGTTCTTCCTCTACAAGGACGGCGACAAGTTCGCCGCCCAACTCGACATGATCGGCGAGCGGCTGTTTCCCGACCGCTGGTACCGGATTTCGCGCGTGGTTCCGGCGACGATTTCCTCCACGGTCACCGGCATGACGCTGATCGCCATGGGCGAAGGCATCGTGCTCGGCACAGCCTATTATGTGGCCGGGGTGCCCAATTTCGTTTCCTTTGGTCTGCTGACGGCGGTGATGGCGATGGTGCCGGGCGGCGCGCCGCTGACCTTCACGCTGATCTCTGCCTATCTTGTCGCGCGCGGCACGCCGATCCATGGCATCGCGCTGTTTGCCTGGGGAACGATCGAGCTCTTCATCGTCGACAAGACGCTGAGGCCGCGCCTCGTCGGCGGGCCGATCAAGCTGCCTTTCCTGCCGACCTTTTTCGGCCTTGTCGGCGGGGTCAAGACCATGGGGCTGATCGGGCTGTTCGTCGGTCCGGTGCTGATGGCGCTGATCGTCGCGATCTGGCGCGAATGGGTGCTGGAGGCAAACCTCGCCGCCGCCGAAAAACCGGCCGAGGCCGAGCCCCCGCCTGCGCAAAGCCCGACCGCAGTCAGCACGGACTGAACCGACATCGCCTGACCCCGCCTCCCGGATACGGTTGGGACGGCGAAACATGCTTTACGTACATCATTTTTCCCGCTAGGCTCATCAGGGAAAGGGCAGCCGTCGCCGCAAGGGCGAAGCCGCGCCCGTTTTGCGCCGCTCGGGAAGGCGGCGCGGAGGAACATCTTCCGGCGCGGCGCGCCGGAGAGAAATGAGCGCTTCGGCAACAGCGCCTGGGGAGGATCATGATTGAGAAAGCGGGCGGAAACGCCGCTATTCTGCAGACCGAGGGGCTCAGGAAGTCCTTTGGCCCGATCGAGGTGCTGCACGGCATCGACCTGTCCGTTCGTGCCGGCGAAATCCATGCCGTGATCGGCGAAAATGGCGCCGGCAAATCCACGCTGATGCGGCTTCTGGCCGGCAATCTGAAACCCTCCGCCGGTGCCGTGAAAGTCGACGGCGCGCCCGTAAGCTTCGAAAACCCTGTCGAAGCGGAGGCCGCCGGCATCGTGCTGGTGCATCAGGAAATCCTGCTCGCGCCCGATCTCACCGTGGCGCAGAATATTTTCCTCGGTCGGGAAGTCCGCCGTGGCCTTGCGGTCAACGACCGGGTGATGAATGCGGAGGCCCACAAGGCGCTCCTCGAACTCGGCACCGATATCGCGCCCGATACACTCGTTTCCAGGCTGTCGATCGCCAAGCGCCAGCTCGTGCAGATCGCCCGCGTGCTGTTGACTCCGCACCGGGTGGTGATCTTCGACGAGCCGACCGCCTCGTTGACCCCGTTCGAGACCGAGGCGCTCTTGAAGGTGATCCGCGCGATCCGCGACCGCGGCGTTGCCGTGCTGTTCATTTCCCACCGCCTCAACGAGGTGAAGGCGATCGCCGACACGGTGACCGTGCTGCGCGATGGCCAGCTGATCGCCAGCCGTGACGCCGATACGCTCGAGCCCGCCGACATGGCCCGGCTGATGGTCGGCCGCGACGTCTCCAAGCTTTATCCCGACCGCGCCCATGACGGCGCCGGCCTGCCGGTGCTGGAGGTCGAGGACTTTACCGTGCCGGGTTACACCGAACGCTGTTCGTTCACGCTCAGGAAGGGCGAGATCCTCGGCTTTGCCGGCCTGATCGGCGCCGGACGCACGGAGCTGATGGAAGGCCTGCTGGGCTTGAGGCCCGGCAAGGGCGCGGTGCGGCTCAACGGCAGGACGGTTAATTTCAACGCCCCGATCGCGGCCCTTCGCTCCGGCATCGTCTACCTCTCTGAGGACCGCAAGGGCAAGGGCCTGCTCTTGACCAAGGACCTCAGAACCAACCTCACGCTCTCCGCCCTCGACCGGTTCACGAAGAACCTGCAGGTCGACCGCAAGGCCGAGGACAAGGCGCTTGACGACGCGATCCGCGACTTCGACATCCGCACCGGCTCGAAGGAACTTGCCGCCGGCGAACTGTCGGGCGGCAACCAGCAGAAGCTTCTGCTCGCCAAGATGATGCTGCTCGAACCCGAGATCGTGATCATCGACGAGCCGACGCGCGGCATCGACATCGGCAACAAGGAACAGATCTACAAATTCATCGCCGACCTCGCCCGAAACGGGCACTCGATCATCGTGGTTTCCTCGGAAATGCCGGAACTGATCGGCCTTTGCGACCGGATCGTGGTGATGCGCTCGGGCGAGATCGCCGGCGAGGTGACGGGAGAGGACATGAACGAAAACGAGATCGTGGTGCTGGCGACCGGCGTTTCCGGCAAGCGGGAGATGGCGTCGTGAGTGGACAGGCTGAAAACACATCAGGCTTCATGAGCCGGATCGACCTTCGGGTGCTGGCCCCCTTCCTGGCGCTGGCCCTGCTTCTGGTGCTCGGCGCGTTTTCCAACCCGAACTTCCTGAGCGTCACCAATCTGATGAATGTGGCGACGCGCTCGGCCTTCATCGCGATCATCGCGGTCGGTGCGACCTTCGTGATTTCGGCGGGCGGGCTCGATCTTTCGGTCGGCGCGATGGTGGCCTTCGTCGCCAGCCTGATGATCATGTTCATCAACACGGCGGTGATTTCCAACCCATACCTGCTGATCGCCGCCGCCATGGTGCTCGCAATCCTGATCGGCATGGCCTGCGGGCTTCTGAACGGGGTGATCACCACGGTCGGGCGAATAGAACCGTTCATCGTCACGCTTGGCACGATGGGGATATTCCGGGGGCTGACGACATGGCTGTCGCAGGGCGGCGCGATCACGCTGAAGGATTTCGACGTCCAGTCCGCCTATCGCCCCGCCTATTTCGGCACGGTGCTCGGCATTCCGGTCCCCGTGATCGCGATCGTGGTGACGGCGCTGATCGGGGCCTTCGTGCTCTACCGCACCCGCTTCGGCCGCCACGTCATCGCTGTCGGCTCCAATGAGGAGGTGGCGCGCTATTCCGGCATCTCGGTGCGCAATGTCCGGATCATCACCTATCTGATCCAGGGGCTCTGTGTCGCGGTCGCCGTGCTGTTCTATGTGCCGCGCCTCGGCTCGACGTCTGCAACCACCGGCATATTGTGGGAGTTGCAGGCGATCACCGCGGTCGTCGTCGGCGGCACCGCGCTGCGCGGCGGCGTCGGCCGCATCTGGGGCACGATCTGCGGCGCCTTCATTCTGGAGATCGTCGGCAACATCATGCTGTTGTCGAACTTCATTTCCGAATATCTGATCGCCGCCATCCAGGGCACGATCATCATCATCGCCATGCTGGTGCAGCGTTCGCTGTTCAACAGGCAAAAAGGCTGAATGGTTTGCGGGTTTTACGGACCGCCCGCAGCCCGGACATTCCGGACTGAACCGGTCCGCCACTTGGGAGGAGTAAACATGAAACATATGGTATTGGGCGCAAGCCTTATGGCGGCGACATCGCTTGTCGGCATCACCGAAGCCCAGGCGCTGACGGTC from Martelella mediterranea DSM 17316 carries:
- a CDS encoding MarR family winged helix-turn-helix transcriptional regulator yields the protein MDEKRDTTAPDQADAMQRISDTMTQQRLMMRRRIIGRIAIANVAPALEITHLDVLDVVHRAGENDRATIGSVADGMRIDPSRASRIVAELVSQNVLERRVCQNDARRSILVITPKGRALLNEVHAVKRRLLESVTENWSADDLDTFSKLYQRFVDGLEDYARDHAGEAAEIAPKARTAS
- a CDS encoding thiamine diphosphokinase; protein product: MNETFTILLGGALTVDDRVLALVAGSRVIAADGGMRHAGALGVKPEVWVGDFDSTDAALVARFPDITRKSFPPAKNLTDGALAIEEALQRGARRIVMAGALQGERTDHGLMNLLLAVRLAGDGIEIVLTSGEEEAHPLLAGETVVEMPEGALFSVLGVSDLAGLSIGNAVYPLEDFALPFGAARGVSNKAKGGPVRFGLKNGSGIIILRPHDFSGV
- a CDS encoding ABC-F family ATP-binding cassette domain-containing protein; the encoded protein is MPPILKLDDIHLSFGGTPLLAGAGLQVEPGDRICLVGRNGSGKSTLLKIAAGLVEAQSGEIFRQPSATIRYLEQAPDFSGYATVEAYVAAGLAPGDERYRADYMMEHLGISPSADPKKLSGGEARRAALARVLAPEPDILLLDEPTNHLDLTTIEWLEEELAGTRSAMVLISHDRRFLENVSTATVWLDRGIARRMDRGFAHFEEWRDKVLEEEEAEQHKLARAIVREEHWLRYGVTARRKRNMRRLGELHDMRARHRGHQGPQGTVNATVSDVRESGKLVIEAENITKSFGERTIVKPFSLRVSRGDRIGLVGPNGAGKTTLLKMLTGQLAPDSGWVRLGVNLEIAVIDQKREELDPDDTLAHYLTDGRGDTLLVNGEQRHVAGYMKDFLFQPEQARTPIRNLSGGERARLMLARILARPANVLILDEPTNDLDIETLDLLQEIVAGFAGSVILVSHDRDFLDRTVTSTIAPANPLSPDGEWLEYAGGYSDMMAQRKGAAAEARAAEKKEKQAAREKAAPEPAKAKGKLSYKQKFALENLPKEMAKIEADIARLEERMADPQFFARDPDGFSKAAKVLERERATLAAKEEEWLELEMLREELEG
- a CDS encoding gamma-glutamylcyclotransferase family protein, producing the protein MALAYFAYGSNMLTERLARRCPSARPVGPAVLADHALAFSKIGNEGSGKATIVERPGETVFGVVFMLDLSERDLLDAFEGMGNGYDRIDDCAVRLLKDDAMVSACTYKAPPAFRDPALLPFDWYHALVIAGARQHGLPADYVDQLGAAPCRADPDRARPSGIEAREVLASAGFDGDGAFAGYRP
- a CDS encoding AI-2E family transporter; this encodes MDQKPHHRTQSWIGTAAAARAPLIPSVTAARWLLLGVALAAIYFFHGFLVPVLAALIIAFASQPVYRKLDSRLGGRRKISAAIAIFLILLFLILPIVFAVIYMSRELEAWISWAAAANRIGAPVPDWIHNLPVIGEWVSAKWREYLGQPGDIGQLIQAVSGENIGSIYRTALFVSGRVFGLVLAALFMLIALFFLYKDGDKFAAQLDMIGERLFPDRWYRISRVVPATISSTVTGMTLIAMGEGIVLGTAYYVAGVPNFVSFGLLTAVMAMVPGGAPLTFTLISAYLVARGTPIHGIALFAWGTIELFIVDKTLRPRLVGGPIKLPFLPTFFGLVGGVKTMGLIGLFVGPVLMALIVAIWREWVLEANLAAAEKPAEAEPPPAQSPTAVSTD
- a CDS encoding sugar ABC transporter ATP-binding protein, which codes for MIEKAGGNAAILQTEGLRKSFGPIEVLHGIDLSVRAGEIHAVIGENGAGKSTLMRLLAGNLKPSAGAVKVDGAPVSFENPVEAEAAGIVLVHQEILLAPDLTVAQNIFLGREVRRGLAVNDRVMNAEAHKALLELGTDIAPDTLVSRLSIAKRQLVQIARVLLTPHRVVIFDEPTASLTPFETEALLKVIRAIRDRGVAVLFISHRLNEVKAIADTVTVLRDGQLIASRDADTLEPADMARLMVGRDVSKLYPDRAHDGAGLPVLEVEDFTVPGYTERCSFTLRKGEILGFAGLIGAGRTELMEGLLGLRPGKGAVRLNGRTVNFNAPIAALRSGIVYLSEDRKGKGLLLTKDLRTNLTLSALDRFTKNLQVDRKAEDKALDDAIRDFDIRTGSKELAAGELSGGNQQKLLLAKMMLLEPEIVIIDEPTRGIDIGNKEQIYKFIADLARNGHSIIVVSSEMPELIGLCDRIVVMRSGEIAGEVTGEDMNENEIVVLATGVSGKREMAS
- a CDS encoding ABC transporter permease, encoding MSRIDLRVLAPFLALALLLVLGAFSNPNFLSVTNLMNVATRSAFIAIIAVGATFVISAGGLDLSVGAMVAFVASLMIMFINTAVISNPYLLIAAAMVLAILIGMACGLLNGVITTVGRIEPFIVTLGTMGIFRGLTTWLSQGGAITLKDFDVQSAYRPAYFGTVLGIPVPVIAIVVTALIGAFVLYRTRFGRHVIAVGSNEEVARYSGISVRNVRIITYLIQGLCVAVAVLFYVPRLGSTSATTGILWELQAITAVVVGGTALRGGVGRIWGTICGAFILEIVGNIMLLSNFISEYLIAAIQGTIIIIAMLVQRSLFNRQKG